A portion of the Actinomycetota bacterium genome contains these proteins:
- a CDS encoding acyltransferase family protein — protein sequence MITVEAAHARLEKKPSGRYRSLDGLRGIAALVVAICHTLLIQPGLMNAYALPASIEPGTLHWWLSFTPLHLGWAGSEMVYIFFVLSGFVLTVPFMKKPPARKWIIYYPKRLIRLYVPVWGAVAFSVLLMTIFPRTFSPTDSPALVFQLSRLNMDQLINELLLWPTPGFSNNVLWTLKLEVMFSLLLPLVVIFSMVAPKLNLLKAVLLFVPVFVFSTGGPDIKFFLPMFALGSIMA from the coding sequence ATGATTACTGTCGAGGCGGCTCACGCGCGTCTTGAGAAAAAGCCTTCCGGCCGCTACCGCTCCCTCGACGGACTTCGTGGGATCGCCGCCCTGGTCGTAGCCATCTGCCACACCCTGCTGATCCAGCCCGGGCTGATGAACGCCTACGCCCTGCCGGCCAGCATCGAGCCGGGAACCCTGCACTGGTGGTTGTCGTTTACCCCGCTGCACCTCGGCTGGGCGGGCAGCGAGATGGTCTACATCTTCTTCGTGTTGAGCGGATTTGTGCTCACGGTTCCCTTCATGAAGAAGCCGCCGGCCCGGAAGTGGATCATCTACTACCCGAAGCGGCTGATCCGGCTCTACGTGCCGGTCTGGGGGGCGGTGGCCTTCTCGGTGCTGCTGATGACGATCTTCCCCCGCACGTTCTCGCCGACCGACAGCCCGGCGCTCGTGTTCCAGCTATCCCGGCTGAACATGGACCAGCTAATCAACGAGCTGCTGTTGTGGCCCACACCCGGATTCAGCAACAACGTCCTGTGGACGCTGAAGCTCGAGGTGATGTTCTCGCTCCTGCTGCCGCTGGTCGTGATTTTCTCGATGGTCGCCCCGAAGCTCAACCTGTTGAAGGCGGTCCTGCTGTTCGTCCCGGTCTTCGTGTTCTCTACCGGCGGCCCCGACATCAAGTTCTTCCTGCCGATGTTCGCCCTTGGCTCGATCATGGCCG